The following nucleotide sequence is from Limisphaerales bacterium.
CATATTGCAGCACAGGTATTGACTTTTCCAACTTTCCGCACTTGGAGAATTGTTCCCTGACATCATGGCGTCCGAATTGCAAATCATTGTTTCAATGCGCAACACTTAAAAAACTATTCATCACAAATTACCGTGCAGAAGATTTTCTGAATTTCCACTCCCTGACCCAACTTGAGGCTTTAGACCTTCGAGGCTCAACGATCAAGTCTCTGAATGGGATAAATGCACTGAAAAAACTATCCATTCTTCAGTTGGCTGACTTTAGAAAACTCTCGAGCTTGCAGGGGATTGAATCATTAAAAAAACTGAAGAATCTCACGGTGCATACGTGTCGGAAAATTCACTCAATCGACCCCGTTGGCAACCTCCCCAATCTCCAAAAGCTATTCATTCCTAATAACGGCCACATTGACTCTTTAAAGCCAATTGAAGCTCTAAACAACCTAGAGTCCGTCGTTTTTTATGAATCAACGAATATTCTTGATGGCGATCTATCACCGCTGCTTCGGCAGAAAAACTTAAATGACACCGCGTTCCAAAACCGACGTCACTACTCCCACACTCGAGAACGTATCTACGAGTTAATTAGCAATAAATAAACTCCTTGGGTCATGCAAAACAGAATAACCTCAAATTCGAATTGTATGTTCGGTATACTGCCCCCGGTTAAGTCAACGCTTTTTAAGAGAGAGGTTTGACTTAACCGGGGGCACTACATAAACGCGCATGCCATTTCCGCACGAAATCACCTAGGCAGTTTTTTGTCTGGAGATTTCTCTGAGATACCAAATTTAGAAATGTTAGTAACGCAACGAAAGAGGACTTACCAAGAATCGGAAGAAACACCGCCATCAAAATGATTTTGCAACATTCTCGCAAACAAAATTACTCACCAACGGGTATCTTAGGTCGCAAAAGTTTTTATAAATCGTTTCTCCGCATTTCCACGAGAAAACCAAATTAAAGTGTCGCCATCACTTTCTCGGCGGCGGTGATGGTGGCGTCGATGTCCGCCGCGGTGTGGGCGTTGGAAAGAAAACTGGCTTCGAAAGCGCTGGGGGCGAGGTACACGCCCTCGGCCAGCATGCCGTGAAAATATTGTTTGAACCGCTCGCGATCGGACTGCATGGCTTCGGCCAAATTGTGTACCGGTTGCTCGGCAAAGAACAGGCAGCTCATGGAGCCGGCGCGTTGGGTGATCACCGGGATGCCTGCCCGCTCGGCGGCGGCGTTCAGGCCCGCCTCCAGCCGGGCGCCCATGGTTTCCAGCCGCTCGTGGGCCGCGCCGGTTTTCAATTCCTCCAAAGCCGCCAACCCTGCGGCCATGGCCAGCGGGTTGCCGCTCAGCGTGCCCGCCTGATATACCGGGCCATCGGGAGCCAGCACATCCATCACCTCCGCGCGTCCACCAAAGGCGCCGACCGGCAGACCGCCGCCGATGATTTTACCGAAGCAGCTGAGATCCGGCGTGATGCCAAACCGTTCCTGCGCCCCGCCCAAGCTCACGCGAAAACCGGTCATCACTTCATCAAAAATCAAGAGACTGTCGTTGGCCGCAGTGATCTCGCGCAGAAATTCCAGATAGCCCTCACGCGGCAGATACACGCCGGCATTGCCCGGCACGGGCTCGAGAATGATGCCCGCCACCTGACCTTCATTCGCCGCAAAAGCCTGCTCCACGGCGTCCCGATCATTAAACGGCAACACGATCGTGTGCGCGGTAAATTCCGCGGGCACTCCGCCGCTGTCGGGATTACCACAGGTTAACGCGCCGGAACCGGCCTTCACCAGCAACGAATCAGCATGGCCATGATAGCACCCATCGAACTTGATGATCTTCGGCCGATCGGTAAACCCGCGCGCTACGCGGATGGCGCTCATGCACGCTTCGGTCCCCGAATTGACCATGCGCACCTTCTCAACGCTCGGCACGCAGTCTTTCACTAACTGCGCCATGCGCACTTCCGCTTCGCTTGG
It contains:
- the hemL gene encoding glutamate-1-semialdehyde 2,1-aminomutase → MISHAKSEQLFAESLNHIPGGVNSPVRAFRGVGGQPFFAERAAGSHVWDVDGNDYIDYVGTWGPAILGHAHPAIVQAVQAAAERGTSFGIPSEAEVRMAQLVKDCVPSVEKVRMVNSGTEACMSAIRVARGFTDRPKIIKFDGCYHGHADSLLVKAGSGALTCGNPDSGGVPAEFTAHTIVLPFNDRDAVEQAFAANEGQVAGIILEPVPGNAGVYLPREGYLEFLREITAANDSLLIFDEVMTGFRVSLGGAQERFGITPDLSCFGKIIGGGLPVGAFGGRAEVMDVLAPDGPVYQAGTLSGNPLAMAAGLAALEELKTGAAHERLETMGARLEAGLNAAAERAGIPVITQRAGSMSCLFFAEQPVHNLAEAMQSDRERFKQYFHGMLAEGVYLAPSAFEASFLSNAHTAADIDATITAAEKVMATL